From the genome of Cololabis saira isolate AMF1-May2022 chromosome 1, fColSai1.1, whole genome shotgun sequence:
tattcaactagattcggccgggggccacatctgcaaaaggactgtatggagagggccgcacaatttgaaaatgtgggggttttcaaaatgtattttgcactcaaagacgaagacttatgtaaatataatacatttgtattatacatttgaatatatctagtttacatatgaattatgtattaattgtctccagatttagtaattgtgaatgttaaatataatattcagataaagaaatattattttgaattcaagttcattttgaaaccatgcattgtgcaaacttaatgaaattgatattgacctacttttaataaaacacgccataatgacaaagcaccactttccaccaagatttccttatttgaatattatattaagcattgagcacaaccattttagtccatagtagccagttataaaaatattattaaaaaaaaaaaaaaaaaaaaaaaaaaaatttcaacaaacttttttgaaatatgaccaggggccgcataaaagctcctggcgggccgcatgtggcccacgggccgccaattgaatatccctgccgtacagggtcacgggggtctgctggagtctatcccaggcTAGTACAGGCGAAAGGcaagtcaccagtccatcacaaggCCACGTATATTGACAAACGACCACAGACTTAGAAGTGAACATGATTCCATCTCAGCTACTCATGTCAGAGAAAAAGCTGCAAAATTCAGAAGAGCAACAGATGGGGATCCTGAAATGCAGCTATTGAAGGACATAACATTAAGAGGGTGGCCAAATGACAGAAGAGCAGTGCCAAAAGACATTCAGTTCTATTGGACATTTAAGGATGAAATCACTCACACAGctgggctgatgttcaaagCAGCAAAGTTTATTGTTCCACAACAGCTGAGATAAGAAATGCTTATCAAAATCCATGAATCACACTTAGGAATTGTTAAGTACAAAGAAAGAGCCAGGGATGTGCTGTATTGGCCACACATGTCCACACACATTGAGGAGATGGTTTCGCAGTGTGCAATATGCAACGAGAACAGGAACAGCAATCCGAGGGAGCCATTACTCTCACATCCAATACCAAGCAGACCGTGGGAGAAAGTAGGGACTGATCTCTTTCACTTCAGAGGGTCTGAGTTTCTGCTATGTGTGGATTATTTCTCCAAATTCCCAGAAATCGCCAAGTTGAGAGACATAACTAGTGGCAGTGTCATAGTTGCACTGAAATCAGTGCCGAGCACCCACGGGGAGGGCCGAGCAGGCGAGCCCCCATGTCAGCAatcactgattggctaaagcggttttcacatagagggcgcacaaCGGCAGCCGCCGttggctttcccattcattgtgtatgtgctgcctccgCGCAACAGGGCGCAAGCCGCCGAGTTTGCGCGGCAGCAAAGGGCGCAAGACGGCCCAAAGCGGCTTTCACCTAGAACTCGccagttgcttggcgaccgaaaaaaagttttcccggtctggcgccgttttcccactcgtttggacgtacagtagctacagctcggtttgcaaaatgcatgtgtccctgcttcaaagaaaagccctggctttagttcttcttctgaggaggaggagacgagcagcagcagcaaggaggatctgggtccatgaaatcctcatgagaagacaggatttgggggaatacaggctcgttcgggagccaggtctacttcaggctgaatcatattttattaaaaaacctgtctgaactatgttgttgtttttctagatTCTAGATTTTTAGCGGACCTGTAGTGCTTCAGtttgcaaaagtattgacacgtggtcttttcataaccatatattgataaatgattcaattgatcctgatatgaggcatggaaatgctatattttattttaaattaacattttattgttaaaagagcaaaagaatatcacatttctaccacttttaaacacaccaggtatgtccaaattctgggagatttctctccactttcgTTGATTTatattgatgtcccgataggcctacagtctcatcccacagctcctcacacagactcacagccaagatcattctttcttccatcttgatcgtctctgatctacaagctgcaagttttttttctccctccagcaccttctctcctattggacaccgccgagGGTTATTCCTGACCGGTATGCCAAACCACGCTGGTAGGACCCGGTTTTCCAGGAAACCAAGTGTAGTGAGCACTTGCAGGTGGACAGGTAGTGCATGGCTCCTCCTTGTGCCCCTCTCCAAACTCGGACCCAACTCAGCACTCAATTCAGAGTTCCAAGAGGATGTCTCTTGGAAATCTGAAACGGCTGAACAGCCAGTCATCATCGTGGGCCAGTAAATCGCtccctcctgatcctgccattaTTGCAGTCGTCTACCACGAGCAGTGCTGCCATTGTGATTTGCACAGGTTACGTTGTCCTGCGCCGACCTTTATATGTTCAGACCATGTGGTTAATCATgaaattgttgcagctccactcgtgtgtgacttatctggtgatgtggggactgtcgtgtccttcacgtggtcgtgaacttatggttgacgtcacgtttcctcatattctgcacttcactgcatccccagtgagtgtcgccaacggacaaaacctcagaaaagtgcgtatgCCGTCCTTGGTGTGAGCGTGAAAGACCACAACTTTCTACGCTCAAATAAATTTTCGATCAtacgaccgtgagcgtagaaagtggcgtacgcatgtTTTTTGTGCGCTGCACGTTTCgatcatgaggccccaggtctggaatggaagcgagccgagaccatctctcctaggcgatctcggctcgcttgttttgtcccccatccgagcgcgattgctgtgttcacatacgaccaatctttagggggaaacgctccctgtttcggaacaactgctccaaacaagACAGGTGTGAAAGCCCTTTACTGTGCTGGATGCTGCTATGAAGTGGGAGGTACAGTATGTGGACTAGTCTGGGGTACCCTATATATTCTTGCTCTTACAACTATACTATGTTTAGCACCCACTATGTCTATTTTTGCAAATCTCTTTTTAGATCAGTTACATAGGTCTTTTGTTATTGGATTTTCCCATAAGTAGTTAGTGGGGAGTTACACTTGGTTTTTTActatgtttatttcatttgtccCTTCCTCCACCACAGGTAAAAGCAGCTGATATCCTTCTCTCCAAACCAGGCAATAAATATAATCTAATCATTTTAATGTCTTCATTCCTTGGCTGTTGGTATGTTGCAATCCTTTTGGGGGTTGTAAGAAGATATTTAACTGCAAACATCTGGAGCATCATTAAACCAACTATCTAGCAACAGAGGTCCAAGACTGTTGAGCATCTAGAATCCTGCTCCAGACTATGGCCCTATTCCACTACTACCACCTCAGCTCACTTCTACCCgacacgcccccgtcttgcgcttttccactatggGCCAAGGCGGGCCgagccaagcagatactttttctgtaaccattctggcgaggttctaaccgggctgagccggtactatatctgacgtcaccaccctccgcgccactgattggtcgggggcggggccgtcagacatttgaatcaggaagcgggagtcagcgcgagaacgactgGCGGCTCACGGCGAttttataaagtgcaaaacgtctgtttggtgatccaactctgagttgcagatgttcataaacctggtggctgacgagaaaaaattaaaaaagggatgtagacgggctgttttactcttagccgctccagctgatttctgatcagcgccgacatgaataaagcggttgcgcaatcgagtacgtcacagcagcttcaccccaacctgcccacttctcacctggatgTGGAagaacaaacggggacaaaacgggtagaggcgtgacgagccgagtcgggctgagtaagtactagtggaaaagcgccataaaaggGACAGCATTCCTGTCCTAAAGCTCCTGCAGCTGGTCTCCTCACTCCCCAGACTTtcagaaaatacagaaatacTACAAAGTCAGTCATTGATGTGCAACCTAGGTTGTCCTGGTGCCAAGTTCACatatggacacccttatgtctGGACATGGTGTTTTATATACTGCACATCCATGAGGAGCACCACTCTGGTTCAGATCGGTTAGGCCGTTCCTTCCAGGTCTCACTGTCATTGCCTACTTGAGCATTGAAGTCCTCCAGCAGAATGAGGGAGTCCCCAGCAGGGGGACTTTCCAGCACCCCACTCAAAGACACCAAAAAGGGTGGATATTCTTAACGGTTGGGTGCGTTAACACCAAAAGTTAATAATAGGATCATAGAAAATCAAAGAAGATTACAGTAAATGTGAACATTTGTTTCCATCAAACAGAGTGAATCTTTAATACTTTCACATGAACATTCAGAGTTGATGAAGATTCATTACATCAAagatcagacagtttgattgaCAGGACAGATGATCAGAGGAGCAGAGTTTTTACCTCCACCATTGACACAAGGACTGAATAACGGGTGTAGTTtctccctgaaggagcagccagTAAAGGAGTAGATAAGTGCTGCAGCATCTACATCATGAAAGGAGACCAGACCCTCCTCATAATCCACAAACACCCCCAACTTCTCAGGAGGAGAACTGGGATGGAGACGGACTCGAGGATCATTAGCAGCAAGGTACTCGTTTCCATTTCTCAGACAAACAGTCCAGGAACCATCCTGAGGTTTCAGTGTGATTTCTCCCTTCCTGTCGATCGACTCTCTGGCCACTCCTAAAGTCCATTCAGTCTTTCCTTTAACCTGAACCTCAAAGTAAAATCTGCCTGAAGAGAAACTCTGTTTTcctaaaacacaaacacatgtaGAGAATCTCTCTGGATTATCTGGAAGATTCTTCTTCACATCACCAAGAGAGACTTGTTTTCCATCATCAGACAGGACGAGCCAGGGATTTGCTGTATCAGGATCAAGAGTCACATCAGCTTCAAACTGCTGGATCCTCCTCAGCTCAGCTTCAAGCAGCTTCTTCATCTTTTCTCTGAGGTTCTTCTCCAGCTGCTCCACAGCTCTCACCACAGTCCCCTCATATGCAGGTGGATGGACTCTGACCTCTGTCCAGTTCTTGGTGGGTGGAGCATCTTCCAGGGATGAGAATCTTTGGAGGAGGTGCAGGTGATCTTCAGAGCATGAGAGCTGCTCCACCTCAGAGCTCCTCTTCTTCAGCTCACagatttcctgttccagatCTTTGATGAAGTCTTCAGCCtgtttctctgcagttttctgtttgtcttccatCTCCTTCATGAACTCCTTCAGACGTCTCTCAACAGACTCCTTCAGATCAGTGAAGACCTGAACACCTTCTGctttctctctgtctgcagCATCGTTACTGATCTTCAGAGACTCTTTGAACTCCTGAATCTTCAGTCGTctcttctggatcatctgctgaATCTCAGCCTCTGTCTTCTCCAGAtctgccttctttccttcatattCTTCTCTCAGAGGAACAAACTTATGATTATTGTGGTctaaaacagagcagagcatGCAGACACATGTCTGGTCGGTCTTACAGAACAGCTCCAGAGGTTTATCGtgcttcgtacaaatcctgtcctccaggttctccacagGCTCCACCAGCTGATGTCTTTTCAGACGTGAAGCTGTCAGATGAGGCTCCAGGTGAGTCTCACAGTAGGACAGCAGACACACCAGGCAGGACTTCAGGGCCTTCAGTCTGGTTCCAGTGCAGACGTCACAGGGAACTTCTCCTGGTTCTGCAGCTTGTtgctctgagctgctgctgctggatttcTGTTGAGCTTCACGTCTGAACTCAGAAACCATCTCTCTGATGAAGGTGTTGACTTTCAGCTGAGGTCTGGTGTTGAACATCTCCTGACATATGGGACACTTGTAGAGAACATTACCATCCCAGTGATGAGTGATGCAGGTTTTACAGAAGTTGTGTCCACATGGTGTGCTGACTGGATCAGTGAACACATCCAGACAGATGGAGCACAGGAACTGATCTGCAGATCTCAGGTTGCTGCCAGCAGACATGTTGGTTCTCTATGAAAGAGAAAACAGGTTTGTTTTAATTTCATGATATATAAGAGAAGTTCTGTCTGGACTGTACTTTTTGTTGCCCGTTTCAAATCTGTAACTTTGTACAATCACATACAGCAGAGAAGCCTGTAATTCTCTTTAGCAAAGGTTTTCCCATCATGAAATGATAAACTCCTCCTGATGCCTTGTTAATTCAAAGATGTTCAAATGAGCCAAGAAGACAATGGAAC
Proteins encoded in this window:
- the LOC133453177 gene encoding E3 ubiquitin-protein ligase TRIM21-like; the encoded protein is MSAGSNLRSADQFLCSICLDVFTDPVSTPCGHNFCKTCITHHWDGNVLYKCPICQEMFNTRPQLKVNTFIREMVSEFRREAQQKSSSSSSEQQAAEPGEVPCDVCTGTRLKALKSCLVCLLSYCETHLEPHLTASRLKRHQLVEPVENLEDRICTKHDKPLELFCKTDQTCVCMLCSVLDHNNHKFVPLREEYEGKKADLEKTEAEIQQMIQKRRLKIQEFKESLKISNDAADREKAEGVQVFTDLKESVERRLKEFMKEMEDKQKTAEKQAEDFIKDLEQEICELKKRSSEVEQLSCSEDHLHLLQRFSSLEDAPPTKNWTEVRVHPPAYEGTVVRAVEQLEKNLREKMKKLLEAELRRIQQFEADVTLDPDTANPWLVLSDDGKQVSLGDVKKNLPDNPERFSTCVCVLGKQSFSSGRFYFEVQVKGKTEWTLGVARESIDRKGEITLKPQDGSWTVCLRNGNEYLAANDPRVRLHPSSPPEKLGVFVDYEEGLVSFHDVDAAALIYSFTGCSFREKLHPLFSPCVNGGGKNSAPLIICPVNQTV